Below is a genomic region from Aquila chrysaetos chrysaetos chromosome 13, bAquChr1.4, whole genome shotgun sequence.
aagaaatttttcctaatatccaatctaaacctcccctggtgcaacttgagacgatttcctctcgtcctatcattagttacttgggagaagataccagtacccacctcgctacaacctcctttcaggtagttgcagagagcgatgaggtctcccctcagcctccttttctccagattaaacaaccccagttctctcagccgctcctcataagacttgtgctctagacccttcaccagcttggttgcccttctctggacacgctccagcacctcaacgtctttcttgtagtgaggggcccaaaactgaacacggtactcgaggtgcggcctcactGCACATTACGTGCCCTGCAGGGGAAGccttgtgtgtgtgcagggtTGGGAGAGCGGAGTGCCGATCGCACAGAGGCGAGGAAAGGTGCAAACACAACAGAGCCCCGGGATCACCAGCGTATCGCTCGTCTGCAGATCAGCCGCTTGCATCTGGTCTGCTCGGACGCGCTGTTTTCTGAGCAGAGCTGCCCCtctggcacagagcagctttgggTCTCTGGTGGCCTGCCTTCAGGCCGTCACCTGGGTTGccgtattttttaaaatctctcgCCAGCATCTGTCGACTGGCTGCTGTCACTCCCGCAACGCTGATGCCGCACGCAGACCGACACAGCAGTCCCTGGGGCTTGCTCCAGggcaaaccccccccccccccgttggCAGGTtgactgtgctgcttctcctgcccaggtAACGGggtgtggggcagggacagaagcAACCACCCCAATTTTCCGTCCTTTGCGTTCGACCGCCGTGAACGCTCCAGCCGCTCGGGTGCTTTTCGGCACGGCGGCAAGGAAGACCGCTGCCCGGGCTGCgagggggagaagggcagggaaCCGCGAGCCCCGTGCCCCCAGTAAGCAGTCCCGGCCTTTGGCTGGTCTGAACTGGGCTGAGCCGTCGGTCCCCGCTCCCCCGGCCGGTGCTCGGGAAAGGACCGtcacgccgccgccgccgggcggccGAAGGTGGGCACTGCAGCTCGGGGGCTGCGAAGGCGCGGCGCCGGCCCCGTCCTCCACGCTGCCGTCCGCCGGTGGCGGCGCTGCGACACCGTGTCGCGATATCGTCCGGCGGCCGAAGCGCGGCGCTGCAGCCCGGCGTTGGCGCGCCGGCTCGGGCCCCTCCGGCGCGCCGTCGGCGGCCGGCGCATGCGCGGTGCCCGGGGGCAGCATGGCGGCGCGCAGGGCGCGGGTCCCGGCGGCCGCGGGCGAGCGCCGGGAGCACCGGGGAGGCGAGCGATCCGCTccggccgggcgggggcggggggtgtcTCCTGCCCAATGCCCGCTGCCCGCCCgggggcgggacgggacgggaggCCGCAAAGCGGCCGCTGCGGCAGGCTCCCGGTCGGCCGGAGGCGAGGCGAAGgcgggccggggcagccccggggagctCCCCGGGAGCGGAGGGAAGGGAAGCGGGGGCGGAGCGGGCACCCCCCGGCTCGGCAGAGCCCCCCCTCTCGCAGAGGATGCGGTTGTCCGTTCCTCCCCCGGGGATGCCCCTGACCGCGCCCGCCTCAGGCTGGCgtgggctgtctctgcctggcctcccGCTCCTCGTGGTGTGGAGCGCAGAGGGACCGGCGGAGCGCTTACTGCCTgcgggcaggagctgctgcagctggagaggccACGGA
It encodes:
- the LOC115350453 gene encoding circumsporozoite protein-like, encoding MAARRARVPAAAGERREHRGGERSAPAGRGRGVSPAQCPLPARGRDGTGGRKAAAAAGSRSAGGEAKAGRGSPGELPGSGGKGSGGGAGTPRLGRAPPLAEDAVVRSSPGDAPDRARLRLAWAVSAWPPAPRGVERRGTGGALTACGQELLQLERPRKGRAAEE